The following is a genomic window from Dermatophilaceae bacterium Soc4.6.
ACTGCGGCGGTAGGTCGAGGGCAGGCACAGCGCCACCATCGAGCCGAAGAACACCAGCCCCAGCACGGCGACCGGTATGCCGACGAAGCTGGCCCACTGGCTCTCGGTCACCTTCTGACAGTTGACCGTCGCCGTCGCGCTGCAGGCCAGCGTGGAGTTCTGGGTGACGTGCTCGAAGGTCAGGTAGGCCGACACGAGCAGCCCGAGGACCGACAGGCTCAGCGAGGCGGGGGCCAGCCACCGGGGCAGGACCCGGGTCCGGGCCGAGTGACGATCGGCCTCGGTGCGCTGGCGCTGCTGGCTCACCGCGAGATCACTGACCCGTGCCGGCCGCGGCCGCTGCCTTGACGCCCGCCGACGTGCAGACGGCGGCCGGCTTGTCGCCCGTCAGTGCGCACAGCTTGGCGCTACTGAGGTTGGCTGCGCCCAGCACGCCCTTGGAGATGGCCGTCGTCGGGTCGCCGACCTGAGTCCCGATGGTGTCCTGCGGGCTGTCGGCGAGCACCGAGCCGTCGTAGGCCGACCCGGACTGGAAGGCCTTGCCGGCATAGAAGATGTAGGGGATGCTGCCTTGCGGGTCGTCGGCCTTCTGCAGGGCCGCGACGTCGTCGGGCAGCTTCTGCAGGGGCTTCTGGTCGCGGTCCGAGACCTCGTAGGACTCGAAGGTGAGGTAGTCGCTGGTGTACTTCGCGTCCTTGAAGCTGAGGGTCGGCACGTTGGCCGGGGTGTCGTTCGCCGACGAGACCGCGTAGTCGAGGCCGGTGAAGGTGCCGAACCGGCTGAGCGCGGTGACCAGCGCCCACCGCTCGCTCGCGCAGTAGGGGCAGAACTCGGCCCCGACGTAGACGATGCGCGGCTTGCCGTCCTTGAGGGCGACGTCTCCGGTCTTGGCCTTGATGACGTTGCCCTGGGCGGTGCCGAGACCGACGGTGTCGAAGGCGGTGGCCGGGACGCTCGAGAGGGCCTTGGCGAGGGTGTCCGAGATGGTGCCGGAGGTCTTCGCGCTGGTCACCGCCCCCTTGGGCGCCTTGAGCGCGGCAAAGACCACCGCGCCGATGACGAGCACCACGACCGCCGTCGCCGCAGCGGCGATGCTCAGGCGGCGCTTGCGCTCCGCCGCAGCCTGCGCCGCCTTCAGCTCCTTGAGCCGGGCGCTGTCGGCCCGTGGACCCTTCGCCACCTGGTCGTCTCCTTCGTGTCGTCTGCGAAATCGTGGGGGAAAGTGGTGAGGGACCAGTGGGGTCGGACCCCCAGGAACGCTAGACCATGAATCCTGTGCCTCCCTGTGGCCCCGGTGTCCGGGGGCCCAGACGGCCGTGCCGCCGCCGACGGTCAGCGGTGCGCGGCTCGCTGGCGGGCGATCTCGTACAGCGTGACGCCCGCGGCGACACCGGCGTTGAGCGACTCGACGGCCGAGCTCATGGGGATCGACACGATCTGGTCGCAGGTCTCGCGCACCAGCCGTGACAGCCCCTTGCCCTCGGAGCCGACGACGATCACGACCGGCTCGGTCGCGAGCGCCAGCCCGGGCAGCTCGACGTCCCCCTCCATGTCGAGACCGAGCACGAAGAAGCCCGCCTTCTGCAGCTCTTCGAGGGCCCGGGTCAGGTTGGTGGCGCGGGCGACCGGCAGCCGCGCCGCCGCCCCGGCCGAGACCTTCCAGGCGCTCGCGGTCATCCCGGCCGAGCGGCGCTCGGGCACGAGCACCCCGTGCCCGCCGAACGCCGCGACCGACCGCACCACGGCCCCGAGGTTGCGCGGGTCGGTGACCCCGTCGAGCGCGACGAGGAGCGGGATGCCGGGGGCCAGCGGGTTGATCAGGTCACGGACCTCGGCATACTCGTAGGCCGGCACCTGAAGGGCCAGCCCCTGGTGGCTGGCGCCGTCGGTGAGCCGGTCGAGCTCGCCGCGGGGGGTCTCGAGGATGGGCAGGCCGCGTGAGGTCGCGAGCTTGAGCGCCTCGCGCACCCGGTCGTCGGAGTCGATGCGGCTCGCGAGGTAGAGCGTCGTGGCCGGGATGTCCGCTCGCAGCGCCTCCACGACCGAGTTGCGCCCGGCGACGATCTCGGACGAGGCCTTGGAGCGGCGGGTGGTGGAGCGGGCCGAGCCACCGCCACCCCCGGACGTCGTCCTGCCGTCGTCGGCCTTGCCGGCCCGCTTGGCCCGCTTCGCGGCGGGGTGGTAGTCGCGCTCGGTGGCCTTGGGCGTGGGGCCCTTGCCCTCGAGGCCACGGCGGCGCTGGCCGCCGGAGCCGACGCTGGGGCCCTTGCCGGTCTTGCGGACCGCGCCGCGCCGTTGGGAGTTGCCTGGCATGTGATCGCCTCTCAGGCGGTGGGGTCGGAGGCGTCGGTGGACGCGTCGTCGGTGCGTCGGGTGAGCGACCAGCGCGCACCTGACGGGGTGTCCTCGATGGAGATGCCGACGGCCGCGAGCTGGTCGCGGACAGCGTCGGCGGTGGCGAAGTCGCGGGTGGCCCTGGCCGCCTGCCGGGCCTCGAGGCGGTCGGCCACGAGGGCGTCGAGAGCCTCCTGTGCCTCGCCTGCGCCTGCCCCCGAGTCGGTGCGCCACAGCGGGGAGAACGGGTTGACGCCGAGGACCTCGGTCATCGCGACCACGGAGGCCGCGGCGGCGTGGGCGACGTCGTCGTCACCGTCGTCGAGGGCGGTGTTGCCGGCGCGCACGGTGTCGTGCACCACCGCGAGCGCGCCCGAGACGTTGAGGTCGTCGTCCATCGCCTCGCGGAAGTCGGCGGGGATCTCACCGGCGACCCCGTCGAGGCTGCGCATCCGGTCGACCCGCTCGAGGAAGCCGGTGAGCCGGTCGACCGTCGCGGCGGCCTCGTGCAGCGAGCCCTCGTGGTATTCGATCATCGAGCGGTAGTGGGCCGCCGTCAGGTAGTAGCGCACTGCGAGCGGGCCCTCGATCGTGACGACGTTCGCCACCTCGAGCGCGTTGCCGAGGGACTTGCCCATCTTCTGGCCGCGCACGGTGACCCAGGCGTTGTGCAGCCAGTAGCCCACGAAGCCGAGGCCGGCGGCGTGGCTCTGCGCCTGCTCGTTCTCGTGGTGCGGGAAGCGCAGGTCGATGCCGCCGCCGTGGATGTCGAAGGTGTCACCGAGGTACTTGCGGGCCATCGCCGAGCACTCGAGGTGCCAGCCGGGGCGGCCGCGGCCGAAGGGCGTGGGCCAGGAGGCGGTCTGCGGCTCGTCGTCCTTGCGGCCCTTCCAGAGCGCGAAGTCGCGGGGGTCCTTCTTCCCGCGCGGGTCGGCGTCCTCCGCGGCCTCCATGTCGGCGGGCGACTGGTTGCTGAGGGAGCCGTAGTCCTTCCAGGACCCGACGTCGAAGTAGACGTCACCGCTGCTGTCGGGCGCGGCATACGCGTGGCCGCGGCTGACGAGGGTCTGCATCAGCTCGACCATCTCGGGCACGTGGCCGGTGGCGCGCGGCTCGTAGGTGGCGGGCAGCACGCCGAGCAGCTCGAGCGCCTCGGCGGTGGCGCGCTCGTTGCGGTAGGACAGGGCGAACCAGTCCTCCCCGGCATCGGCGGCCTTGCGCAGGATCTTGTCGTCGATATCGGTGACGTTGCGCACGAGGGTGACGTCGTAGCCGTGGCCGACCTCGAGCCAGCGCCGCAGCACGTCGAAGGCGACGGCGAAGCGCACGTGCCCGATGTGCGGCGGCCCCTGGGTGGTCAGGCCACAGAGGTAGATGCCGACCTTGCCGTCCTGCAGGGGGACGAAGTCGCGCAGCTCGCGCGCGGCGGAGTCGTACAGGCGGAGGCTCACCCGCCCAAGGTTACCGGCGGGAGGCGGTGGCGCTCACCGCGTCGCGTACGGAGCCCCGCACCGGCTCGGGCCGTGCTCCCCGCCCTGACCGTGACGTAGGCGGCCACGAGTACGAGCAGGGTGGCGAAGACCCGCGTGAGAGCCGCGCCCGTGACCCGGTCGGCGACCCGCTTGCCCACGAGCGACCCGACGACGGCGGCGAGGATGAAGGGGACGACGAGGGACGTGCCCACCGCGACGGGCATCGCGAAACCCAGGGCCAGCACGAGGGCCGGCACGATGAGGAAACCGCCGCCGACGCCGAGGAATCCGGTAAGGAAGCCGACGAGCAGCGCGGCACCTGGGGGTCGACCAGCCGGTTGACCGCAGAGCCGGCGATGGACGCGGCGAGCCCGAGGGCCCCGAAGGTGCCCGCCGCCGTCCATCTGCCGCGGCCGGCCCGGGCGTGCCCCACGGCTGCGGTGACCGCCGCGAACCCGACGATCACCAGCGACGCCGTCGGGGCCTCCTGCGGCCGCGAGCACCACCACGAGCATCAGGCGAGGGTGAGGAAGAGCTTCTCCATGGTGGCCTTGTCCTCGTCGCACAGCCCCTCGGGCGAGGTGAGGCACGTGCGCATCCCGGAGGAGACGATCGCGAAGCCCGCGCGGTCGAGCGCGCGGTTGACCGCGGCCAGCTGCATGACCACGTCCTTGCAGTCGCGACCCTCCTCGATGAGTCGGATGACGCCGCCGAGCTGGCCCTGGGCACGGCGCAGGCGGTTGACGACCGGGGTCATGTCGTCGTCGTTCAGGGTGACCATGAGTGTCCTTCGGTAGCTCGAGCAAGTGAGTCGCAGTATACCCCTGGGGGCACCCTTCGATAGGGAGGGGACGATCGTTTGTGAGATGCCCACCGGGGTATTATTGTTGCAGACAAAGATACCCCCTTGGGTATCCAAGGACGACAGTAGGAGACCGGCATGACCTCAGGCAAGACGCAGCCGTGCTCGTCCTCGACACGCCGTCGCTCGGTGATCGGTCCTACCTCGCCCACGACGGCACGGTGGCCGTCGTGATCGACCCGCAGCGTGACATCGACCGGGTGCTCGATCTCGCGGCCCGGCACGGGGTGCGGATCACCGACGTCCTCGAGACCCACATCCACAACGACTACGTCACCGGCGGCCTGGCCCTTGCGCAGGCCACCGGAGCGACCTATCACGTCAACGCCGACGACCCGGTCACCTTCACCCGGCACGCGGTGCGCGACGCCGACGTCGTCGAGGTCTCACCGCTGATGCAGGTGCGGGTGATCTCGACCCCGGGGCACACCTACACCCACCTGTCCTACGTCCTCGAGACCCCGGGGGGCACCGCCAGCGATGCCGTGGCCGTCTTCACCGGGGGGTCACTGCTCGTCGGGGCCACCGGCCGGCCCGACCTGCTCGGGCAGGAGCACACCGACCTCCTGGTGCGTCACCAGTACGCCTCGGCCCACCGTCTCGCGCACGAGCTACCGGGCCACACCCCCGTCCTGCCCACCCACGGTTTCGGGTCCTTCTGCTCCGCTGGCTCGGGACCGACCGGCGTCACCGCCGCCTCACATCCCGCTGCACGAGCTGCTGACCCGGCTCGGGGAGGTCCCGCCCTGAGAGGTCTGGGTCCACTGCGCCGGAGGCTACCGGGCCTCCATCGGGACCTCGGTCCTGGCCGCCCGCACCTCGCGCAGCCACGTGGTCGCCGTCGACGACAGCTACGGCGAGCACGCCGCCTGCGCAGGTTACCCCTCACCGCCACCCCGACCACCACCCCGACCACCACCTGAGGAGAGCTCGACCATGTGTCGTCCCATCACCTGCAAGACCTGCGGCAAGACCACCTGGGCCGGCTGCGGCCAGCACATCGACCAGGTCATGGCCGGCGTCCCCCAGAGCCGGCGCTGCCCCGGCCACCAGGGTGAGGCCGGCACCAGCCCCGGCGGCTCGATCCTCGCTCGCCTGTTCGGCCGCCGCTGAGCCCCAGTCGAGGGGGCTGAGCGGCCGAGGCCGCCATCCGGCGTCCCTGGCCGGGCTGGCCATCTTCTTCCTGCGCTCGGTGCCCGACCGCATGGTGCGCCGTCTCGCTGCTCCCGCTCGGCGAGGGCGGCCGTGACCCCGGGGGCACCGGATGAGCCGGGCCGACCTCGCCCCCTACTGCGACCACTGCTCCGAGCTGCTCAGCCTCGTCTCGAAGGTGGCCGCCCTCTGCGCCGAGGCATCGACCGACCCCGTCGTCCTCGAGACGGTGAGCGAGATCGAGAACCTCACGAACGGCATGAGCCGCAAGATCTGGCCGAAGATCAGCCTGCTTCGCCCCGCGTCCCACGGGTGACGTAGTCGTCGATCTCCTGCAGGAGCAGGGCTTTTCCCCCGTCCTCCAGGAACGACTGACGGACGGAGGCCCGCGCCAGGTCGGCGACGCCGGTCTCGTCGAGGCGCAGCAGGTCGGCAGCGACGGCATACTCGCGGCACAGGTCGGTGGCAAACATCGGCGGGTCGTCGGAGGCGATGCTGAAGGGCACGCCGGCGGCGGCGATCGCCGGCAGCGGGTGCTCGGCCAGCGACGGCACCGAGCGGGTGCACACGTTGGAGGTCGGGCAGATCTCGAGCGGGATCCCCCGCTCGGCGAGGTGGGCCAGCAGGGCAGGGTCCTGCGCCGAGGAGATCCCGTGGCCGATGCGCTCGGCGCCCAGGTGGTGCAGGGCATCCCACACCGTCTGCGGGCCGGTGGACTCCCCCGCGTGCGGGACGCTGTGCAGCCCCGCCGCCCGCGCAGCGGCGAAGTGGGGTGCGAACTGCGGCCGGGGCACCCCGACCTCGGGGCCACCGAGCCCGAAGGCGACGAGCCCGTCGGGCCGCTGCTGGAGCGCGAAGTCGCGGGTGACGTCGGCGGCCGGCACCCCTGACTCACCGGGAATGTCGACGACCCACCGCAGAATCGGCCCACCCTCCCGCTCGAGGGTGAGGCGGGCGTCCTCCACCGCCTCGGCGTACGCCTGTGCCGCGATGCCTCGCACGATGGAGGTGTAGGGCGTGAGGGTCAGCTCGGCGTACCGGATGCCCTGCGCGGCCAGGTCGCGCCCGACCCCCATCGTCAGGGCGCGCACGTCGTCGGCGGTGCGGACCAGGTCGACCACCGAGAGGTAGACCTCGATGAAGTGGCCGAAGTCGGTGAAGACGAAGTAGTCGGCCAACGCCTGCGGGTCCGTCGGCACGGGGGTCGAGCCCTCGTGCCGGGAGGCGAGCTCGGCGACGATCGTGGGCGACGCCGCCCCGACCTGGTGCACGTGCAGCTCAGCCTTGGGCAGGCCGGCGATGAAGGCGGTGAGATCGGGTCGTGGGAGCGCAGCACTGGTCACGCGTCAACGCTAGTGCGCGGCGGGGCCGCGCCGCTCGCCCGGGGCTGGTCAGACCGGGAGCAGCCGGGTGATGAAGGTCGAGAGCTGCTCGATGGTGCGGCACTCGTGCATGTCGACGACCGCGGCGTAGTCGTCGGCGCAGGAGTCACCGCTGCCCCATCGCCCGCGCGCCTCGGGGTTGAGCCAGAACGTGCGCCGCGAACGATCTCGGATCTGTTGCAGGGCGATGAGATTGGGGTCACCGAAGTTGTTGCGTCCGTCGCCGAGCACGAGCACCGAGGTGCGGGGGCCGACGGCGTCGAGGTGCAGCTCGGCGAAGTCGCCCAGTGCCTCGCCGTAGTCGCTGCTGCCGTGCCACGACGTGACCCGGGCCTCGCGCACGATGGCGGTCGTCAGGTCGGGACGGCCCTGCTGCACGAGGTCGGTCACCTCGTCCATCGCGTTGACGAAGGCGAAGACCCGTACCCGGGTGAACTGGTCGGCCAGCGCGCGCACCAGGAGCATGGTGAAACCCGAGAAGCCGGCGACGCTGCCCGACACGTCGCACAGCAGCACGAGCTCGGGCCGCGAGGGGCGGGGTCGGCGATAGGCCGGCCGCACCGGCACGCCACCGGTCGACATCGAGCTGCGCATGGTGCGGCGCACGTCGATGGCGCCGCGACGGGCCCGTCGCCGCTTGGCCGCCAGCCGGGTCGCGAGCTTGCGCGAGAGGGGCCGGACCGCCGAGCGCAGGGCCGCGAACTGCTGGAGGTTGGCCGTGAGGAAGTCGGTGCGCTCCGCGCTGTCGGGCACGGCGTAGCGCGTCATCCGGTCGCGACCCCGGATCTCGGCTGCGCGCCGGCGGGCTGCCGCACCGACGAGCCGCCGCAGCCGCTCGAGGTCACGACGCACCTCGTCACGCACCAGACGGTCGGTGAACTCCGTGTCGTCCGAGACCCCGTCACCTCCGGGACCGCCCTCACGTCGGTCGCCGCTGCCACCACCCGCGCGGGCCGCTCGTCGCGCCGCGACGGCCCCGGCGACGAGGGTCTGTGGGCGCAGTCGCTCCATGGTCTGCAGGGCCGACCACGACGCGGTGCCGGCGGCGCTCGAGCCCACCCGGCCCAACGCGTCGACGGCCAGCTCGGCCAGCTCGGCCAGGCTCTGCCGATCCTGCTCTGCGAGAGCCGTGGCCAGGAGCGCCCGCAGCTCGTCGATGCCGATGGGGGGACCGGCGTCGGACGGGCTCTCGTCGCGCGACGACTGCCGCGCACCGACGCCTGCCGGGAAGTAGAGGTCGAAGACCGCGTCGAAGACCGCGCGCTGCCCGCCGCGGCGCACCAGCGCAGAGGCCATCCCCTCACGCAGCCGCTCGCGGTCGTCGAGGCCCAGCACCTGCATCACGTGGCCCGCGTCGACCGTCTCGCTCGTGCCGCACGGCAGGCCCTTGCTGCGCAGGGCGCCGACCATCTCGACCAGCCGCGCGCCGACCCCCTCAGCGCCTCTGACACCCTGACTGGCCCCGACACCCGCATTGGCCCCGACCCCCTCCATGCCGGGGTCCTCAGTGCCGCGGAGCCGTGAGAGCCGCGTCGAGGTCGAGCCCGGCCCGCGCCTTGACGATGTCGTCCTGGTGCTTCAGCACCGCCCCCAGCGTCGCTTCGACGACCGCCGCGTCGAGCTGACTGGCCCCGAGCGCGAGCAGCGTGCGGGCCCAGTCGATCGACTCCGACACCGACGGCGCCTTGCGCAGCGGCATACCGCGCAGCGCGCCGACGACCCGGACGACGGAGGCCGCGAGCGTCGCCTCGAGGCCGGGCACCTTGAGGCGCACGATCTGTTCCTCGAGGTCGGGCTCCGGGAAGTCGAGGTGCAGGTAGAGGCAGCGACGGCGCAGCGCCTCCGACAGCTCGCGGGTGGCATTGGAGGTGAGCACCACGAAGGGGCGACGGGTCGCCCTGATGGTGCCCAGCTCGGGCACGGTCACCTGGAAGTCGCCGAGCACCTCGAGCAGCAGGCCCTCGATCTCGACATCGGCCTTGTCGGTCTCGTCAACGAGCAGCACCGTCGGCCCGTCGCCGCGGATCGCCGTCAGCAGCGGCCGCTCGAGCAGGAACTCCTCCGAGAAGACGTCGGTGCGGGCGTCGTCCCACGACTCGTCGCGGCCGGCGGTGATGCGCAGCAGCTGCTTGGCGTGGTTCCACTCGTAGAGCGCCCGGGCCTCGTCGACCCCCTCGTAGCACTGCAGCCGCACGAGGCGCGCGTCGCACGTCTGCGCCACCGCCCGCGAGAGGTCGGTCTTTCCGACGCCCGCCGGGCCCTCGACCAGCAGCGGCTTGCCGAGCTCGCTGGCCAGGTAGACGGTCGTGGCGACCGCCTCGGAGGCGAGGTAGCCCACCTCGCCGAGGCGACGCAGCACGTCGTCGACCGACGTGAAGGGCATGGTGCGGGTCGCCAGACCCGGATCGTCGTGCGCCACGTGGTCGCTCACGCTCAGTGACCTCGGTCGATCCACTCCTGCAGGTGCGGAGCCTCCTGGCCGATCGTCGTCGGGTCACCGTGGCCGGTGAGGACCACCGTCTCGGGCGGCAGGGTCAGCAGCCGGTCGCGGATCGACTCGACGATGACGCCGAAGTCGCTGAGCGAGCGGCCGGTCGCGCCGGGCCCGCCGGCAAAGAGGGTGTCACCGGTGAAGACGAGCCCCAGCGCCGGGATGTAGAAGCAGCAGGCGCCAGGGGCGTGGCCGGGTGTGTGCAGCACGTGCACCTCGACGTCACCGACGGTGATCACGTCGCCGTCGGCGAGGGGCGCCGGCAGCGGCTCCGCGCCGCGGCTGAGCCCCCACAGCACCTCCTCCTGAGGGTGCAGGTAGGCCGGGGCGCCCGTCGCGCGGGTCAGGTCACCGACCGCGGTGACGTGGTCGTCGTGCGCGTGGGTCAGGAGCACGGCACGCACGGCCCGGTCCCCCACGAGCTCGACGATCGGGCCGGCCTGGTGCGGGGCGTCGATGACGACGCACTCCGCGTCGTCGCCGAGCACCCAGACGTTGTTGTCGACGTCCCACGTGCCGCCGTCGAGGCTGAAGGTGCCTGAGGTGACGGTGTGGGCGACGCGCACCCCGCCGGCCGACACCGGCAGGTCGAGCCCGGCCTCACTCACAGCTGGACCACGGAGCGCAGCACCGTGCCCTCACCCATCTTGGCGAAGGCTGCCTCGACGTCGCCCAGACCCACGGTCTCGGTGACGAAGGCGCCGAGGTCGAAGCGGCCCTGGCGGTAGAGGTCGACGAGCATCGGGAAGTCGCGCGACGGCAGGCAGTCGCCGTACCAGCTCGACTTGAGCGAGCCACCGCGACCGAAGAGCTCGATCAGGGGCAGGGTGACTTTCTGGTCGGGGGTCGGAACGCCGACCAGCACAACGGTGCCCGCGAGATCCCGTGCGTAGAAAGCCTGCTCGTAGGTCTCGGGGCGGCCGACCGCATCGACGACCACGTCGGCACCGAAGCCACCGGTGAGCTCGCGGATGCGCTCGACCACATCTTCCTGGGAAGCGTCGACGGTGTGGGTGGCGCCGAACTTCGTTGCCCACTCCAGCTTGCGCGGGTCGACATCGACCCCGATGACGGTCGTGGCACCGGCGAGGGCAGCCCCCGCGACGGCTGCCGAGCCGACCCCGCCGCAGCCGATGACGGCGACGGTGTCGCCGCGGCCGACCTGGCCGGTGTTGACCGCCGCGCCGAAGCCGGCCATGATCCCGCAGCCCAGGAGGCCCGCCGCAGCGGCATCGACCTGAGCGTCGACCTTGGTGCACTGCCCGGCTGCGACGAGGGTCTTCTCGGCGAAGGCGCCGATGCCGAGGGCCGGGCTGAGCTCGGTGCCGTCGGTGAGCGTCATCTTCTGGGTCGCGTTGCGCGTCGCGAAGCAGTACCACGGCTTGCCCTTCGCGCAGGCGCGGCACGTCCCGCAGACGGCACGCCAGTTGAGGATGACGAAGTCGCCGGGGGCCACCTCGGTCACGCCCTCACCGACGGCTTCGACGACCCCGGCCGCCTCGTGCCCGAGCAGGAAGGGGAAGTCGTCGTTGATGCCGCCCTCGCGGTAGTGCAGGTCGGTGTGGCACACCCCGCACGCGTCGATCTTGACGACGGCCTCGCCGGGCCCGGGGTCGGGCACGACGATGTCGACGAGCTCGACGGGGGCGCCCTTGGTCATCGCGACGACGCCCTTGACGGTCTGCGGCATGTTGCCTTCTCCTTGGGGTGGTAGAGCGGGGTGGGGTGCGGGTCTCAGCACATCACATCCGCCCCCCTTCAGGTGGTCCAGCCCCGTAGCCTGTCCGCATGCGCGAGGCCCACCCGACGCGGCCGGTCCTGGTCGTCGAGCACCAGCAGGAGTGCCCGCCCGGCTGGGTCGGCGACTGGCTCGGCGAGCAGGGGGTGCTCCTCGACGTGCGCCGGCCGTATGCCGGCGACGGCCTCCCCGGCTCGCTCGCCGACCACGCCGGCCTCGTCGTGCTCGGCGGACACATGGGCGCGCACGACGACGCCCGCCACGGGTGGCTCGCCACGACGAAGGCGAGGCTGCGCGAGGCGGCGGCCGGCGGCATACCGGCACTGGGGGTGTGTCTCGGGCACCAGCTGATGGCGGTCGCCCTCGGGGGTGAGGTCGTGACCAACCCGCTCGGCCCACGCATCGGCCTCACCCAGGTCGGGTGGCTGCCGGAGCGCAGCCGCGACCCCGTGCTGCACGCGGGGGGCAGCCTCGCGGTGCAGTGGAACGCCGACATCGTGACCGGCCTGCCCAGCGGGGCGACCGCACTGGCCCGCAACGCGTACGGCGAGCTGCAGGCCGCCCGCTTCGCCCCCGCCGCGTGGGGTGTGCAGTGGCACCCCGAGGCCGGCGCCGACATCCTGCTCCACTGGGCCGACATCGACCGAGCGACCGCCCGCGACCGCGGGGTCGACGTCGACGAGGTGGTCCGCGCCGTCAAGGAGGCCGAGCCCGCCCTGCAGACCGCCTGGCTCCCCCTGGTGCGAGCCTGGGCCGCCACCCTCACCCCCTGACCCCCGCTCCGAACTAGGGAAACCCGTCGTTCTGGGCTCAGGGAACCCCCAGAACCACGGGTTTCCCTAGTTCGGAACGTCAGGGCGGGGGCGGGGGCGGGGTGCGCGGGACGACGAGCGCGCTGGCGATCGCCGCGACGCCCTCGCCGCGACCGGTCAGGCCGAGGGCGTCGGTCGTCGTGCCGCCGACAGAGACCGGTGCGCCGGCGGCGTTGCTCAGGGCCGTCTGGGCCTCGCCCCGCCGCGTGCCGACCTGGGGTCGGTTGCCGACGACCTGCACGGCGATGTTGCCGATCTCGTAGCCCGCCTCCCGGACCAGCCGCGCAGCCTCGGTCAGCAGCGTGACGCCTGAGGCTCCCGCGAGCTCGGGTCGACCGGTGCCGAAGTGCGCCCCCAGGTCACCGATGCCGGCCGCCGAGAAGAGCGCGTCGCAGCACGCGTGGGCCGCGACGTCGGCGTCGGAGTGGCCGTCGAGCCCGCGCTCCCCCGGCCAGCACAGCCCCGCCACCCAGAGCTCGCGCGGCGACCCCTCGGGGGCGAGGGCGTGCACGTCGACCCCCACGCCCACCCGCGGCATACCGTAGGCCGCCGGGCCGGCGTCAGTCACCCGCGCCGTCCCACGGGATCGGCTGGCGCCAGACCTTGTGCTGAGCCGCCTGCGCGACGGGCTTGACGACGAGGCGGTCGACGTTGACGTGCTGCGGCAGCGCGACGCAGAACGCCACGCAGGCGGCGACGTCGTCGGCCACCAGCGGGCGGTCGACGCCCTCGTAGACCTTGTCAGCCTTGGCCTGATCACCCTGGAAGCGCGTGAGCGCGAAGTCGTCGGTGCGGACCATGCCGGGGCACACCTCGACGACCCGCACCTGGGTGCCGTTGAGCTCGAGACGCAGGGTCTCGGTCAGCGCGCTGAGCCCGTGCTTGGCTGCGGTGTAGCCGCCGCCGCCCTCGTAGGTGCCCAGGCCCGCCGTCGAGCTGAGGTTGACGATCGTCGCCCCCGACGAGCGGCGCAGCGCTGGCAGCAGGGCCTGGGTGACCAGGAGGGTGCCGATGGTGTTGACCTCGAACATCGCCCGCCACTGCTCGGCCGAGCCGGTCGCGACGGGATCGGCGCCGAGAGCCCCGCCGGCGTTGTTGACGAGCACGTCGCACACGCCGATCTCGGCGGCCGCGACGGCGACGGCGACGCTGTCGGTGACGTCGAGCACCATCGCCCGCACGCCCGGCACCCGGGCGGCAACCTCCTGCAGCGGCCCCAGACGGCGGCCGAGGACGATGACCTCGAAGCCGTCGGCCGCCAGCCGGGTGGCGGTGGCGGCACCGATGCCGGTGCCGCCCCCGGTGACGACGGCGACTGGGCTCATGGGGCGGCTCCTGGGCAAGGGCCCGGCGCACGCGGAGGGCCGGGATCGAGGCGTCATCATCCAACCACGCCTGGTGGTGAGGGGTACCCGACGAGGTCGGGTGGGCGTCGGGAAGGGGTCAGGAGGAGGTCGCGCGCAGGGCGGCCTCGGCGTGCGCGAGGTCGCGGGGGGTGGTGACCTTCTCGGCGAGAGGGTCGCCCGGCACCACGAGCACCGGCAGGCCCAGTCGCTCGACGAGGGCGGCGTCGTCGGTGACCGCCGCGCCGAGCTGCGCGTGCGCCCGCTCGAGCACCGCGCGGGAGAAGCCCTGCGGGGTCTGGATCGCGCG
Proteins encoded in this region:
- a CDS encoding vitamin K epoxide reductase family protein; translation: MSQQRQRTEADRHSARTRVLPRWLAPASLSLSVLGLLVSAYLTFEHVTQNSTLACSATATVNCQKVTESQWASFVGIPVAVLGLVFFGSMVALCLPSTYRRSAGVLDLVRVAWCAIGLAFALYLVFAELYHIHAICLWCTGVHVITFVLLVTLIFGQLLAEPAPADD
- a CDS encoding DUF929 family protein — its product is MAKGPRADSARLKELKAAQAAAERKRRLSIAAAATAVVVLVIGAVVFAALKAPKGAVTSAKTSGTISDTLAKALSSVPATAFDTVGLGTAQGNVIKAKTGDVALKDGKPRIVYVGAEFCPYCASERWALVTALSRFGTFTGLDYAVSSANDTPANVPTLSFKDAKYTSDYLTFESYEVSDRDQKPLQKLPDDVAALQKADDPQGSIPYIFYAGKAFQSGSAYDGSVLADSPQDTIGTQVGDPTTAISKGVLGAANLSSAKLCALTGDKPAAVCTSAGVKAAAAAGTGQ
- the rlmB gene encoding 23S rRNA (guanosine(2251)-2'-O)-methyltransferase RlmB: MPGNSQRRGAVRKTGKGPSVGSGGQRRRGLEGKGPTPKATERDYHPAAKRAKRAGKADDGRTTSGGGGGSARSTTRRSKASSEIVAGRNSVVEALRADIPATTLYLASRIDSDDRVREALKLATSRGLPILETPRGELDRLTDGASHQGLALQVPAYEYAEVRDLINPLAPGIPLLVALDGVTDPRNLGAVVRSVAAFGGHGVLVPERRSAGMTASAWKVSAGAAARLPVARATNLTRALEELQKAGFFVLGLDMEGDVELPGLALATEPVVIVVGSEGKGLSRLVRETCDQIVSIPMSSAVESLNAGVAAGVTLYEIARQRAAHR
- the cysS gene encoding cysteine--tRNA ligase: MSLRLYDSAARELRDFVPLQDGKVGIYLCGLTTQGPPHIGHVRFAVAFDVLRRWLEVGHGYDVTLVRNVTDIDDKILRKAADAGEDWFALSYRNERATAEALELLGVLPATYEPRATGHVPEMVELMQTLVSRGHAYAAPDSSGDVYFDVGSWKDYGSLSNQSPADMEAAEDADPRGKKDPRDFALWKGRKDDEPQTASWPTPFGRGRPGWHLECSAMARKYLGDTFDIHGGGIDLRFPHHENEQAQSHAAGLGFVGYWLHNAWVTVRGQKMGKSLGNALEVANVVTIEGPLAVRYYLTAAHYRSMIEYHEGSLHEAAATVDRLTGFLERVDRMRSLDGVAGEIPADFREAMDDDLNVSGALAVVHDTVRAGNTALDDGDDDVAHAAAASVVAMTEVLGVNPFSPLWRTDSGAGAGEAQEALDALVADRLEARQAARATRDFATADAVRDQLAAVGISIEDTPSGARWSLTRRTDDASTDASDPTA
- a CDS encoding TSUP family transporter, which gives rise to MLVVVLAAAGGPDGVAGDRRVRGGHRSRGARPGRPRQMDGGGHLRGPRARRVHRRLCGQPAGRPPGAALLVGFLTGFLGVGGGFLIVPALVLALGFAMPVAVGTSLVVPFILAAVVGSLVGKRVADRVTGAALTRVFATLLVLVAAYVTVRAGSTARAGAGLRTRRGERHRLPPVTLGG
- a CDS encoding metal-sensitive transcriptional regulator, yielding MVTLNDDDMTPVVNRLRRAQGQLGGVIRLIEEGRDCKDVVMQLAAVNRALDRAGFAIVSSGMRTCLTSPEGLCDEDKATMEKLFLTLA
- a CDS encoding MBL fold metallo-hydrolase, with amino-acid sequence MLVLDTPSLGDRSYLAHDGTVAVVIDPQRDIDRVLDLAARHGVRITDVLETHIHNDYVTGGLALAQATGATYHVNADDPVTFTRHAVRDADVVEVSPLMQVRVISTPGHTYTHLSYVLETPGGTASDAVAVFTGGSLLVGATGRPDLLGQEHTDLLVRHQYASAHRLAHELPGHTPVLPTHGFGSFCSAGSGPTGVTAASHPAARAADPARGGPALRGLGPLRRRLPGLHRDLGPGRPHLAQPRGRRRRQLRRARRLRRLPLTATPTTTPTTT